The Megalobrama amblycephala isolate DHTTF-2021 linkage group LG7, ASM1881202v1, whole genome shotgun sequence genome window below encodes:
- the LOC125271566 gene encoding NACHT, LRR and PYD domains-containing protein 3-like: MHHCEEIEEDRKEKEEYDAGSSCVSMKSDQSMRNPIIFSDGDVTSDPRSVPSTSSHSQIHIRQDKTEAVLQSHTLETEDLQRVKDQHKTSMKNKYERLFEGTKLQENETLLSRIYTQLYIIEGEREGVNEEHEVLQMEKTARTPHSQDTPVDCNDIFKASSEPGCEEKDQIKTVLTKGIAGIGKTVSVQKFILDWAEGKANQDVDFMFVLPFRELNLIRDHQYSLHRLLLDFHPELQDLDSKIYEECKVVFIFDGLDESRIPLMFSDTQKVSDVTESSSVGVLMSNLMKGELIPSALIWITSRPAAVNQISKYMNRLTEIQGFNEPQKEEYFRKRISDEHQASRIISHIRRARSLHIMCHIPVFCWISSTVLQKLLKEDLSAEIPQTLTEMYIHFLLIQINMRNQKYEERDSEKLLQSNREVIVKLAEVAFKQLMKGNVMFYEDDLRESGIDVTDASVHSGICTEIFKEESVINQRKIYSFIHLSVQEFFAAFYVFYYYVIKNFDILQFCDVMYNLHRDATDKALESENGHLDLFLRFLLGISLESNQRLLQDLLSRTENSSESIRRTTQYIKEKIKDGHGVSTERSINLFLCLLEVKDQTLSRDIQEFVKSDKLSEKKLSPAHCSTITYVLQMSEEVLDELDLKKYNTSDEGRRRLIPAVINCTKALLAGCNLTGQSCEIVSLAVQSPHSVLKELDLSNNDLQDSGVKLISDGLKSAKCQLEILRLSGCMVTEEGCGYLFSALSSNPSHLRELDLSYNHPGRSGVQLLNHKRNPNCSLQILNLDHGGDIRIRPGLQKYACDLTLDPNTAHTQLILSEENRKTTFVKEHQPYPEHPERFESQEQVLCRESLSGRCYWEVKWSGSGHVAVAYKGISRKSGIDCWFGLNEQSWSMYCSDMNYTVWYNNKSTDVSGPSARSSRIGIFLDVSAGTLSFYSVSDTHTLTHIYTFNTTFTEPLYAGFGVYPDSSVSLCQI, encoded by the exons ATGCATCACTGTGAGGAGATAGAGGAGGACAGGAAGGAGAAAGAAGAGTATGATGCAGGATCCAGCTGTGTGTCAATGAAGAGTGACCAGTCCATGCGCAACCCCATTATTTTCAGTGATGGAGACGTGACATCTGACCCCAG ATCTGTGCCATCCACTTCATCCCACTCTCAGATCCATATCAGGCAGGACAAAACTGAAGCAGTCCTGCAGTCACACACACTGGAGACTGAAGACTTGCAGAGAGTCAAAGACCAGCACAAAACCAGCATGAAGAACAAGTATGAGAGATTATTTGAGGGAACCAAACTCCAAGAGAATGAAACCCTCCTGAGCAGGATCTACACACAGCTCTACATcatagagggagagagagaaggagtgaatgaagaacatgaggttttacagatggagaaaacaGCCAGAACACCACACTCACAAGATACTCCAGTCGactgcaatgacatctttaaagCCTCATCTGAACCAGGATGTGAGGAGAAAGACCAAATCAAGACTGTTCTTACTAAAGGCATCGCTGGAATTGGAAAAACtgtctctgtgcagaagttcattctGGACTGGGCCGAGGGAAAAGCCAATCAGGATGTAGATTTCATGTTTGTGCTTCCATTTCGAGAGCTGAACTTGATCAGAGATCATCAGTACAGTCTTCACAGACTTCTGCTGGACTTTCATCCTGAACTTCAAGATCTGGACTCAAAGATTTATGAGGAGtgtaaagttgtgttcatctttgatggtctggatgaaagCAGAATACCATTGATGTTTTCAGATACTCAGAAAGTTTCTGATGTGACTGAGAGTTCGTCAGTGGGTGTGTTGATGTCAAACCTCATGAAAGGAGAGTTgattccctctgctctcatctggatcacctccagaccagcagcagtcAATCAGATCTCCAAATACATGAACCGTCTGACAGAAATTCAGGGATTCAATGAGCCTCAGAAggaggaatatttcaggaagagaatcagtgatgagcatcaagccagcagaatcatctcacacatcagaagagcaagaagcctccacatcatgtgccacatacccgtcttctgctggatctcatccACTGTGCTTCAGAAGCTCCTGAAAGAAGATCTGAGTGCAGAAATCCCTCAAACTCTGACTGAAATGTACATCCACTTCCTGCTGATTCAGATCAACATGAGGAATCAGAAGTATGAAGAaagagattcagagaaactcctGCAGTCCAACAGAGAAGTGATTGTGAAACTTGCTGAAGTGGCTTTCAAACAGCTGATGAAGGGCAATGTGATGTTCTATGAGGATGACCTGAGAGAGAGTGGCATAGATGTCACTGATGCctcagtgcattctgggatttgCACTGAGATCTTTAAGGAGGAATCTGTGATTAATCAGAGGAAAATATACAGTTTCATTCATTTGAGCGTTCAGGAGTTTTTCGCTGCTTTCTATGTGTTTTACTATTATGTTATAAAAAATTTTGACATATTACAGTTTTGTGATGTGATGTATAATCTGCATAGGGATGCAACAGATAAAGCTCTTGAAAGTGAAAATGGACACCTGGATCTGTTTCTGCGGTTCCTGCTGGGCATCTCACTGGAGTCCAATCAGAGACTCTTGCAGGATCTACTGTCACGCACAGAGAACAGCTCAGAGAGCATCAGGAGAACCACACAGTACATTAAAGAGAAGATCAAAGATGGACATGGAGTCTCCACTGAAagatccatcaatctgttcctCTGTCTGCTGGAAGTGAAAGATCAGACTCTGTCCAGAGACATTCAAGAGTTTGTGAAATCAGACAAACTCTCAGAGAAGAAACTCTCTCCTGCTCACTGCTCGACAATCACCTATGTGCTTCAGATGTCAGAGGAGGTGCTGGATGAGCTGGATCTCAAGAAATACAACACATCAGATGAGGGTAGAAGAAGACTGATACCAGCTGTGATCAACTGCACAAAAGCCCT TCTTGCTGGCTGTAATCTCACTGGTCAGTCATGTGAAATTGTGTCATTAGCTGTTCAATCCCCACACTCTGTCCTGAaagagctggatctgagtaacaatgacctgcaggattcaggagtgaagttGATTTCTGATGGTCTGAAGAGTGCAAAATGTCAGCTGGAGATACTGAG gttgtctggctgtatggtgacagaggaaggctgtGGTTATCTGTTttcagctctgagttcaaacccctcacacctgagagagctggatctgagctacaatcacccaggaCGATCAGGAGTCCAGCTGCTCAATCACAAACGAAATCCAAACTGCTCACTGCAGATACTCAA tttGGACCATGGAGGAGATATCAGGATCAGACCAGGATTGCAAAAAT ATGCCTGTGATCTcacactggatccaaacacagcacACACTCAACTCATCCTGTCTGAAGAGAACAGAAAAACGACATTTGTGAAGGAGCATCAGCCGTATCCTGAGCATCCAGAGAGATTCGAGAGCCAGGAGCAGGTTTTGTGTCGAGAGAGTCTgtctggacgctgttactgggaggttAAATGGAGTGGATCGGGTCATGTCGCAGTGGCATATAAAGGAATCAGCAGGAAAAGTGGGATTGACTGTTGGTTTGGACTCAATGAACAGTCCTGGAGTATGTACTGTTCTGATATGAATTACACTGTCTGGTACAATAATAAGAGCACTGATGTATCTGGCCCTTCAGCCCGTTCTAGTAGAATAGGCATCTTTCTGGACGTGTCGGCCggcactctgtccttctacagcgtctctgacacacacacactcacacacatttacacattcaACACCACATTCACTGAACCCCTCTATGCTGGATTTGGGGTTTATCCTGATTCTTCAGTGTCTCTGTGTCAGATTTAA